The Odocoileus virginianus isolate 20LAN1187 ecotype Illinois chromosome 3, Ovbor_1.2, whole genome shotgun sequence genome includes a window with the following:
- the ABCA7 gene encoding phospholipid-transporting ATPase ABCA7 isoform X16, with protein sequence MAFWTQLMLLLWKNFLYRKRQPIQLLVELLWPLFLFFILVAVRHSHPPLEQHECHFPNKPLPSAGTIPWLQGLICNVNNTCFPWQTPGEEPGILSNFKDSLVSRLLADARTVLGGPSAHRMLASLRKLMPILKAARTARASEKAGLWQESLGSVLGQAQESMGSLVETAEDMAQELLELPSLGELWALLQRPHRPGGPLEAVAEALCSARGPSKPGGPSLNWYEASDLKELVGQEPAQALWDNSLSPTCAELTGALDTHPLSRLLWRRLKPLVLGKVLFTPDTPFTRQIMAQVNRTFQELALLKDIQEVWGLLGPQLFNFLNDSANIAMLQRLLQIQDKGRRQPRPGGGARVEALHAFLNPRSGGYSWQKAHADVGHLAVTLGRVMECVTLDRLEAAPSEAALVERALKLLSEHRFWAGIVFLGPEDSPDPAQSPGPGHVRIKIRMDIDDVTRTNKIKDRFWDPGPAADPLTDLRYVWGGFVYLQDLLERAAVRVLTGTTPHAGLYLQQMPYPCYVDDAFLRLLSRSLPLFLTLAWIYSVALTVKAVVREKETRLRYTMRAMGLSATALWLGWFLSCLGPFLLSTALLVLVLKLGDILPYSHPGVLFLFLAAFAVATVVQSFLLSAFFSRANLAAACGGLAYFVLYLPYVLCVAWRDQLPVGGRVAASLLSPVAFGFGCESLALLEEQGEGAQWHNMGTGPTADVFSLAQVSGLLLLDAALYGLATWYLEAVCPGEYGIPEPWNFPFRRSYWFGSQTPKGPAPILAVQDPKVLVEEAPPGLIPGVSIRGLEKRFPGNPQPALCGLSLDFYQGHITAFLGHNGAGKTTTMSILSGLFPPTAGSASVLGHDVRTSMAAIRPCLGVCPQYNILFDLLTVDEHVWFYGRLKGLSAAAMGPEQDRLLQDMGLIPKRHAQTHHLSGGMQRKLSVAIAFVGGSQVVILDEPTAGVDPTSRRGIWELLLKYREGRTLILSTHHLDEAELLGDRVAIVAGGRLCCCGSPLFLRRHLGSGYYLTLAKGPPPLATSKKGETGLKNSMDAGQKREPGGQASSAGAAQLWAIVQRQVPGTRLVKDLPHELVLALPYKGALDGSFAELFHDLDQRLGELGLAGYGISDTSLEEIFLKVVEDCAVDTGPEDGRPRQGSCLGISHPDATRQLQVPPEETALENGGLAGSAPETQALQGSGPATAGRVHSWALTCQQLRALLLKRFLLARRSRRGLFAQIVLPALFVGLALVFSLIAPPFGYYPALRLSPSMYGSQVSFFSDDTPGDPEHSRLVEALLEEAGLEEAYPKSNSSRAPACTRPALCHFSVPEVPADVAEVLASGNWTLESPSPACQCSQPGAHRLLPDCPAAAGGPPPPQAPTSSGEVVQNLTGRNLSDFLVKTYPRLVRQGLKTKKWVNEVRYGGFSLGGQDPGLPSGLEVGRSVEELRALLNPTPGEALDYLLNNLTAWAVGLDTQDGLKIWFNNKGWHAMVAFVNRANNALLHAHLPPGLSHHAHSITTLNHPLNLTKEQLSEAALMASSVDVLVSICVVFAMSFVPASFILVLIDERVTRAKHLQCMGGLPPTLYWLGNFLWDMCNYLVSACIVVLIFLAFQQRAYVAPANLPALLLLLLLYGWSITPLMYPASFFFSVPSTAYVVLTCINLFIGINGSMATFVLELFSDQKLQKVSRILKQVFLIFPHFCLGRGLIDMVRNQAMADAFERLGEGHFQSPLRWEVVGKNLLAMFIQGPIFLLFTLLLQHHNRLLPQCTLGRGRQLLTACAWGFPLVSPPSGS encoded by the exons ATGGCCTTCTGGACACAGCTGATGCTGCTGCTTTGGAAGAATTTCCTGTATCGCAAGAGGCAGCCG ATCCAACTCTTGGTGGAGTTGTTGTGGCcgctctttctcttcttcatccTGGTGGCCGTTCGCCATTCCCATCCCCCACTCGAGCAGCATGAAT GTCATTTTCCCAACAAGCCGCTGCCTTCAGCGGGCACTATCCCTTGGCTCCAGGGCCTCATCTGCAACGTGAACAACACCTGCTTCCCGTGGCAAACCCCCGGCGAGGAGCCTGGCATCCTCAGCAACTTCAAGGACTCCCT GGTTTCCCGGCTCTTGGCAGATGCTCGCACTGTCCTGGGGGGCCCCAGTGCCCATAGGATGCTGGCTAGCCTGAGAAAACTGAtgcccattctgaaggctgcacGCACAGCGCGAGCAAGTGAGAAGGCGGGACTGTGGCAG GAGTCTCTGGGCTCTGTGCTGGGCCAGGCCCAGGAGTCCATGGGCAGCCTTGTGGAGACTGCAGAGGACATGGCCCAGGAG ctcctggagctGCCCAGCCTGGGGGAGCTGTGGGCCCTGCTACAGAGACCCCACAGGCCAGGTGGTCCCCTGGAGGCGGTGGCAGAAGCCCTTTGCAGTGCCAGGGGGCCCAGCAAACCAGGTGGGCCCTCCCTCAACTGGTATGAGGCCAGTGACCTGAAGGAGCTTGTGGGGCAGGAGCCAGCGCAGGCCCTGTGGGACAACAGCCTGA GCCCCACCTGCGCTGAGCTGACGGGGGCCCTGGACACCCACCCCCTATCCCGCCTGCTGTGGAGGCGCCTGAAGCCACTGGTCCTGGGGAAAGTACTGTTCACGCCTGACACACCCTTCACCCGGCAGATCATGGCCCAG GTCAACCGAACTTTCCAGGAGCTGGCGCTGTTGAAGGACATCCAGGAGGTGTGGGGGCTGCTGGGACCCCAGCTCTTTAACTTCCTGAACGATAGTGCCAATATCGCCATGCTGCAG AGGCTCCTGCAGATCCAGGACAAGGGAAGGAGGCAGCCAAGACCCGGAGGTGGGGCCAGAGTGGAAGCTCTTCATGCCTTTCTGAATCCCCGCAGCGGTGGCTACAGCTGGCAGAAGGCCCACGCTGATGTGGGACACCTGGCGGTCACACTGGGCCGTGTGATGGAG TGCGTGACTCTGGACAGGCTGGAGGCCGCCCCTTCAGAGGCTGCCCTGGTGGAGCGGGCCCTGAAGCTGCTCTCCGAGCACCGTTTCTGGGCCGGCATCGTTTTTCTGGGGCCTGAGGACTCCCCGGACCCCGCTCAGTCCCCAGGCCCTGGCCACGTGCGCATCAAGATCCGCATGGATATCGATGATGTCACAAGAACCAATAAGATCAAGGACAG GTTTTGGGACCCCGGTCCGGCCGCTGACCCCCTGACGGACCTGCGCTACGTGTGGGGTGGCTTCGTGTACCTGCAGGACCTGCTGGAGCGCGCAGCTGTGCGCGTGCTCACAGGGACCACCCCCCATGCCGGCCTCTACCTCCAGCAGATGCCCTACCCCTGCTACGTGGACGATGC GTTCCTGCGCTTGCTGAGCCGGTCACTGCCACTCTTCCTGACACTGGCTTGGATCTACTCGGTGGCGTTGACGGTGAAGGCCGTGGTGCGTGAGAAGGAGACTCGGCTGCGCTACACGATGCGCGCCATGGGGCTCAGCGCCACTGCACTGTGGCTGGGCTGGTTCCTCAGCTGCCTCGGGCCCTTCCTCCTCAGCACCGCGCTGCTTGTGCTGGTGCTCAAG CTCGGGGACATCCTCCCCTACAGCCACCCGGGGGTGCTGTTCCTGTTCTTGGCGGCTTTCGCTGTGGCCACGGTGGTCCAAAGTTTCTTGCTGAGCGCATTCTTCTCCCGAGCGAACTTGGCAGCCGCCTGCGGGGGTCTTGCCTATTTCGTACTCTATCTGCCCTACGTGCTGTGCGTGGCCTGGAGGGACCAGCTGCCCGTGGGCGGCCGCGTGGCCGCG AGCCTTCTGTCGCCCGTGGCCTTTGGTTTTGGCTGCGAGAGCCTGGCGCTGCTGGAGGAGCAGGGCGAGGGTGCGCAGTGGCACAACATGGGCACCGGGCCTACAGCAGATGTCTTCAGCTTGGCCCAGGTCTCGGGCCTTCTGCTGCTCGATGCCGCTCTCTATGGCCTCGCCACTTGGTACCTGGAGGCGGTGTGCCCAG GCGAGTACGGGATTCCCGAACCATGGAACTTTCCCTTTCGGAGGAGCTACTGGTTTGGGTCTCAGACCCCCAAGGGTCCTGCCCCAATCCTGGCTGTGCAGGACCCCAAGG TGCTGGTGGAGGAGGCACCCCCTGGCCTGATTCCGGGGGTCTCCATACGCGGCCTGGAAAAGCGCTTTCCTGGCAACCCGCAGCCAGCGCTGTGCGGACTCAGCCTGGACTTCTACCAGGGCCACATCACCGCCTTCCTGGGCCACAATGGGGCTGGCAAAACGACCACAAT GTCCATCCTGAGTGGCCTCTTTCCACCCACGGCTGGCTCCGCCTCTGTCCTGGGCCACGACGTCCGGACCAGCATGGCAGCCATCCGGCCCTGCCTGGGTGTCTGCCCGCAGTACAACATACTCTTTGACCT GCTGACTGTGGATGAGCACGTCTGGTTCTATGGGCGGTTGAAGGGTCTGAGCGCAGCTGCCATGGGTCCCGAGCAGGACCGGCTGCTGCAGGACATGGGGCTGATCCCCAAGAGGCATGCACAGACTCATCACCTGTCAG GCGGGATGCAGCGGAAGCTCTCAGTAGCCATTGCCTTTGTGGGTGGCTCCCAAGTTGTTATCCTGGATGAGCCCACAGCTGGTGTAGACCCCACTTCCCGTCGAGGCATCTGGGAGCTGCTGCTCAAATATCGGGAAG GTCGCACACTGATCCTCTCCACCCACCACCTGGATGAGGCGGAGCTGCTGGGAGACAGGGTGGCGATAGTGGCAGGGGGCCGCCTGTGCTGCTGTGGCTCTCCTCTCTTCCTGCGGCGTCACTTGGGCTCCGGATACTACTTGACATTGGCCAAGGGTCCCCCACCCCTGGCCACCAGCAAAAAG GGTGAAACTGGCTTGAAGAACAGCATGGATGCTGGGCAGAAAAGGGAGCCAGGAGGCCAGGCCAGCTCTGCCG GTGCAGCCCAGCTGTGGGCCATAGTGCAGCGCCAAGTGCCCGGCACACGACTGGTCAAGGATCTGCCACATGAACTGGTGCTGGCATTGCCCTACAAGGGCGCCCTGGATGGCAGCTTCGCTGAGCTCTTCCATGATCTGGACCAGCGGCTGGGGGAGCTGGGACTGGCTGGCTATGGGATCTCCGACACTAGCCTGGAGGAG ATCTTCCTGAAGGTGGTGGAAGATTGTGCTGTGGACACAGGCCCAGAGG ATGGTAGGCCCAGGCAAGGTTCGTGCTTGGGTATTTCTCATCCCGACGCGACTAGGCAGCTCCAAGTTCCTCCAGAGGAGACAGCCCTGGAGAATGGGGGGCTGG CTGGCTCTGCCCCTGAGACACAGGCACTACAGGGCTCTGGGCCGGCCACCGCAGGCCGCGTACACAGCTGGGCGCTCACTTGTCAGCAGCTCCGGGCCTTACTTCTCAAGCGTTTCCTGCTTGCCCGCCGCAGCCGCCGTGGCCTGTTTGCCCAG ATTGTGCTGCCTGCCCTCTTTGTGGGCCTGGCACTGGTGTTCAGCCTCATTGCACCCCCGTTTGGATACTACCCGGCTCTGCGGCTGAGCCCCAGCATGTACGGCTCCCAGGTGTCCTTCTTCAG CGATGACACTCCAGGGGACCCTGAACACTCCCGCCTGGTCGAGGCCCTGCTGGAGGAGGCCGGACTGGAGGAGGCTTACCCGAAAAGTAACTCCAGCAG GGCACCAGCATGCACACGGCCTGCCCTCTGCCACTTCTCGGTGCCTGAGGTCCCTGCAGACGTGGCTGAAGTCTTGGCCAGTGGCAACTGGACCCTGGAGTCTCCATcccccgcctgccagtgcagccaGCCTGGTGCCCACCGCCTGCTGCCTGACTGCCCTGCTGCAGCCGGTGGCCCCCCGCCACCCCAGGCACCAACCAGCTCTGGTGAAGTGGTCCAGAACCTAACGGGCCGGAACCTGTCTGACTTCCTGGTCAAGACCTACCCGCGCCTGGTGCGCCAAGG CCTGAAGACCAAGAAATGGGTGAACGAGGTCAG GTATGGGGGCTTCTCCCTTGGGGGCCAAGACCCAGGCCTGCCCTCGGGCTTGGAGGTGGGCCGCTCTGTGGAGGAGCTGCGGGCACTGCTGAACCCCACACCAGGCGAGGCCCTCGACTACCTCCTGAATAACCTCACAGCATGGGCTGTTGGTCTGGACACTCAGGATGGCCTCAAG ATCTGGTTTAACAACAAGGGCTGGCACGCCATGGTGGCCTTTGTAAACCGAGCCAACAACGCTCTCCTACACGCCCACCTGCCACCAGGCCTCTCCCACCATGCCCACAGCATCACCACGCTCAATCACCCCCTGAACCTCACCAAGGAGCAGTTGTCTGAGGCTGCGCT GATGGCCTCCTCAGTGGACGTGCTTGTCTCCATCTGCGTGGTCTTCGCCATGTCCTTTGTCCCGGCCAGCTTCATCCTTGTCCTCATTGACGAGCGTGTCACCCGAGCCAAACACCTGCAGTGCATGGGAGGCCTGCCCCCCACTCTCTACTGGCTTGGCAACTTTCTCTGGGACATG TGTAACTACTTGGTGTCAGCGTGCATCGTGGTGCTCATCTTTTTGGCCTTCCAGCAGAGGGCATATGTGGCCCCTGCCAACCTGCCTGCCCTCCTGCTGTTGCTACTACTGTACGG CTGGTCGATCACGCCACTCATGTACCCAGCCTCCTTCTTCTTCTCTGTGCCCAGCACAGCCTATGTTGTGCTCACCTGCATCAATCTCTTTATTGGTATCAATGGCAGCATGGCCACCTTCGTGCTTGAGCTCTTCTCTGATCAG AAGTTGCAGAAGGTGAGCCGGATCCTGAAACAGGTCTTCCTTATCTTTCCTCACTTCTGCTTGGGTCGGGGCCTCATCGACATGGTGCGGAACCAGGCCATGGCTGATGCCTTTGAGCGCTTGG GAGAGGGGCATTTCCAGTCGCCCCTGCGTTGGGAGGTGGTCGGCAAGAACCTCTTGGCCATGTTCATACAGGGGCCAATCTTCCTCCTCTTTACACTACTGCTTCAGCACCACAACCGCCTCCTACCACA GTGTACCCTGGGCAGAGGACGCCAGCTGTTGACCGCCTGTGCCTGGGGATTCCCCCTGGTGAG CCCTCCCAGTGGAAGCTGA
- the ABCA7 gene encoding phospholipid-transporting ATPase ABCA7 isoform X13, which translates to MAFWTQLMLLLWKNFLYRKRQPIQLLVELLWPLFLFFILVAVRHSHPPLEQHECHFPNKPLPSAGTIPWLQGLICNVNNTCFPWQTPGEEPGILSNFKDSLVSRLLADARTVLGGPSAHRMLASLRKLMPILKAARTARASEKAGLWQESLGSVLGQAQESMGSLVETAEDMAQELLELPSLGELWALLQRPHRPGGPLEAVAEALCSARGPSKPGGPSLNWYEASDLKELVGQEPAQALWDNSLSPTCAELTGALDTHPLSRLLWRRLKPLVLGKVLFTPDTPFTRQIMAQVNRTFQELALLKDIQEVWGLLGPQLFNFLNDSANIAMLQRLLQIQDKGRRQPRPGGGARVEALHAFLNPRSGGYSWQKAHADVGHLAVTLGRVMECVTLDRLEAAPSEAALVERALKLLSEHRFWAGIVFLGPEDSPDPAQSPGPGHVRIKIRMDIDDVTRTNKIKDRFWDPGPAADPLTDLRYVWGGFVYLQDLLERAAVRVLTGTTPHAGLYLQQMPYPCYVDDAFLRLLSRSLPLFLTLAWIYSVALTVKAVVREKETRLRYTMRAMGLSATALWLGWFLSCLGPFLLSTALLVLVLKLGDILPYSHPGVLFLFLAAFAVATVVQSFLLSAFFSRANLAAACGGLAYFVLYLPYVLCVAWRDQLPVGGRVAASLLSPVAFGFGCESLALLEEQGEGAQWHNMGTGPTADVFSLAQVSGLLLLDAALYGLATWYLEAVCPGEYGIPEPWNFPFRRSYWFGSQTPKGPAPILAVQDPKVLVEEAPPGLIPGVSIRGLEKRFPGNPQPALCGLSLDFYQGHITAFLGHNGAGKTTTMSILSGLFPPTAGSASVLGHDVRTSMAAIRPCLGVCPQYNILFDLLTVDEHVWFYGRLKGLSAAAMGPEQDRLLQDMGLIPKRHAQTHHLSGGMQRKLSVAIAFVGGSQVVILDEPTAGVDPTSRRGIWELLLKYREGRTLILSTHHLDEAELLGDRVAIVAGGRLCCCGSPLFLRRHLGSGYYLTLAKGPPPLATSKKGETGLKNSMDAGQKREPGGQASSAGAAQLWAIVQRQVPGTRLVKDLPHELVLALPYKGALDGSFAELFHDLDQRLGELGLAGYGISDTSLEEIFLKVVEDCAVDTGPEDGRPRQGSCLGISHPDATRQLQVPPEETALENGGLAGSAPETQALQGSGPATAGRVHSWALTCQQLRALLLKRFLLARRSRRGLFAQIVLPALFVGLALVFSLIAPPFGYYPALRLSPSMYGSQVSFFSDDTPGDPEHSRLVEALLEEAGLEEAYPKSNSSRAPACTRPALCHFSVPEVPADVAEVLASGNWTLESPSPACQCSQPGAHRLLPDCPAAAGGPPPPQAPTSSGEVVQNLTGRNLSDFLVKTYPRLVRQGLKTKKWVNEVRYGGFSLGGQDPGLPSGLEVGRSVEELRALLNPTPGEALDYLLNNLTAWAVGLDTQDGLKIWFNNKGWHAMVAFVNRANNALLHAHLPPGLSHHAHSITTLNHPLNLTKEQLSEAALMASSVDVLVSICVVFAMSFVPASFILVLIDERVTRAKHLQCMGGLPPTLYWLGNFLWDMCNYLVSACIVVLIFLAFQQRAYVAPANLPALLLLLLLYGWSITPLMYPASFFFSVPSTAYVVLTCINLFIGINGSMATFVLELFSDQKLQKVSRILKQVFLIFPHFCLGRGLIDMVRNQAMADAFERLGEGHFQSPLRWEVVGKNLLAMFIQGPIFLLFTLLLQHHNRLLPQCTLGRGRQLLTACAWGFPLVSICPGIPLPTALPVEAEKPVSEVRNAGTSVQASMSALCGCTCSVSGCWA; encoded by the exons ATGGCCTTCTGGACACAGCTGATGCTGCTGCTTTGGAAGAATTTCCTGTATCGCAAGAGGCAGCCG ATCCAACTCTTGGTGGAGTTGTTGTGGCcgctctttctcttcttcatccTGGTGGCCGTTCGCCATTCCCATCCCCCACTCGAGCAGCATGAAT GTCATTTTCCCAACAAGCCGCTGCCTTCAGCGGGCACTATCCCTTGGCTCCAGGGCCTCATCTGCAACGTGAACAACACCTGCTTCCCGTGGCAAACCCCCGGCGAGGAGCCTGGCATCCTCAGCAACTTCAAGGACTCCCT GGTTTCCCGGCTCTTGGCAGATGCTCGCACTGTCCTGGGGGGCCCCAGTGCCCATAGGATGCTGGCTAGCCTGAGAAAACTGAtgcccattctgaaggctgcacGCACAGCGCGAGCAAGTGAGAAGGCGGGACTGTGGCAG GAGTCTCTGGGCTCTGTGCTGGGCCAGGCCCAGGAGTCCATGGGCAGCCTTGTGGAGACTGCAGAGGACATGGCCCAGGAG ctcctggagctGCCCAGCCTGGGGGAGCTGTGGGCCCTGCTACAGAGACCCCACAGGCCAGGTGGTCCCCTGGAGGCGGTGGCAGAAGCCCTTTGCAGTGCCAGGGGGCCCAGCAAACCAGGTGGGCCCTCCCTCAACTGGTATGAGGCCAGTGACCTGAAGGAGCTTGTGGGGCAGGAGCCAGCGCAGGCCCTGTGGGACAACAGCCTGA GCCCCACCTGCGCTGAGCTGACGGGGGCCCTGGACACCCACCCCCTATCCCGCCTGCTGTGGAGGCGCCTGAAGCCACTGGTCCTGGGGAAAGTACTGTTCACGCCTGACACACCCTTCACCCGGCAGATCATGGCCCAG GTCAACCGAACTTTCCAGGAGCTGGCGCTGTTGAAGGACATCCAGGAGGTGTGGGGGCTGCTGGGACCCCAGCTCTTTAACTTCCTGAACGATAGTGCCAATATCGCCATGCTGCAG AGGCTCCTGCAGATCCAGGACAAGGGAAGGAGGCAGCCAAGACCCGGAGGTGGGGCCAGAGTGGAAGCTCTTCATGCCTTTCTGAATCCCCGCAGCGGTGGCTACAGCTGGCAGAAGGCCCACGCTGATGTGGGACACCTGGCGGTCACACTGGGCCGTGTGATGGAG TGCGTGACTCTGGACAGGCTGGAGGCCGCCCCTTCAGAGGCTGCCCTGGTGGAGCGGGCCCTGAAGCTGCTCTCCGAGCACCGTTTCTGGGCCGGCATCGTTTTTCTGGGGCCTGAGGACTCCCCGGACCCCGCTCAGTCCCCAGGCCCTGGCCACGTGCGCATCAAGATCCGCATGGATATCGATGATGTCACAAGAACCAATAAGATCAAGGACAG GTTTTGGGACCCCGGTCCGGCCGCTGACCCCCTGACGGACCTGCGCTACGTGTGGGGTGGCTTCGTGTACCTGCAGGACCTGCTGGAGCGCGCAGCTGTGCGCGTGCTCACAGGGACCACCCCCCATGCCGGCCTCTACCTCCAGCAGATGCCCTACCCCTGCTACGTGGACGATGC GTTCCTGCGCTTGCTGAGCCGGTCACTGCCACTCTTCCTGACACTGGCTTGGATCTACTCGGTGGCGTTGACGGTGAAGGCCGTGGTGCGTGAGAAGGAGACTCGGCTGCGCTACACGATGCGCGCCATGGGGCTCAGCGCCACTGCACTGTGGCTGGGCTGGTTCCTCAGCTGCCTCGGGCCCTTCCTCCTCAGCACCGCGCTGCTTGTGCTGGTGCTCAAG CTCGGGGACATCCTCCCCTACAGCCACCCGGGGGTGCTGTTCCTGTTCTTGGCGGCTTTCGCTGTGGCCACGGTGGTCCAAAGTTTCTTGCTGAGCGCATTCTTCTCCCGAGCGAACTTGGCAGCCGCCTGCGGGGGTCTTGCCTATTTCGTACTCTATCTGCCCTACGTGCTGTGCGTGGCCTGGAGGGACCAGCTGCCCGTGGGCGGCCGCGTGGCCGCG AGCCTTCTGTCGCCCGTGGCCTTTGGTTTTGGCTGCGAGAGCCTGGCGCTGCTGGAGGAGCAGGGCGAGGGTGCGCAGTGGCACAACATGGGCACCGGGCCTACAGCAGATGTCTTCAGCTTGGCCCAGGTCTCGGGCCTTCTGCTGCTCGATGCCGCTCTCTATGGCCTCGCCACTTGGTACCTGGAGGCGGTGTGCCCAG GCGAGTACGGGATTCCCGAACCATGGAACTTTCCCTTTCGGAGGAGCTACTGGTTTGGGTCTCAGACCCCCAAGGGTCCTGCCCCAATCCTGGCTGTGCAGGACCCCAAGG TGCTGGTGGAGGAGGCACCCCCTGGCCTGATTCCGGGGGTCTCCATACGCGGCCTGGAAAAGCGCTTTCCTGGCAACCCGCAGCCAGCGCTGTGCGGACTCAGCCTGGACTTCTACCAGGGCCACATCACCGCCTTCCTGGGCCACAATGGGGCTGGCAAAACGACCACAAT GTCCATCCTGAGTGGCCTCTTTCCACCCACGGCTGGCTCCGCCTCTGTCCTGGGCCACGACGTCCGGACCAGCATGGCAGCCATCCGGCCCTGCCTGGGTGTCTGCCCGCAGTACAACATACTCTTTGACCT GCTGACTGTGGATGAGCACGTCTGGTTCTATGGGCGGTTGAAGGGTCTGAGCGCAGCTGCCATGGGTCCCGAGCAGGACCGGCTGCTGCAGGACATGGGGCTGATCCCCAAGAGGCATGCACAGACTCATCACCTGTCAG GCGGGATGCAGCGGAAGCTCTCAGTAGCCATTGCCTTTGTGGGTGGCTCCCAAGTTGTTATCCTGGATGAGCCCACAGCTGGTGTAGACCCCACTTCCCGTCGAGGCATCTGGGAGCTGCTGCTCAAATATCGGGAAG GTCGCACACTGATCCTCTCCACCCACCACCTGGATGAGGCGGAGCTGCTGGGAGACAGGGTGGCGATAGTGGCAGGGGGCCGCCTGTGCTGCTGTGGCTCTCCTCTCTTCCTGCGGCGTCACTTGGGCTCCGGATACTACTTGACATTGGCCAAGGGTCCCCCACCCCTGGCCACCAGCAAAAAG GGTGAAACTGGCTTGAAGAACAGCATGGATGCTGGGCAGAAAAGGGAGCCAGGAGGCCAGGCCAGCTCTGCCG GTGCAGCCCAGCTGTGGGCCATAGTGCAGCGCCAAGTGCCCGGCACACGACTGGTCAAGGATCTGCCACATGAACTGGTGCTGGCATTGCCCTACAAGGGCGCCCTGGATGGCAGCTTCGCTGAGCTCTTCCATGATCTGGACCAGCGGCTGGGGGAGCTGGGACTGGCTGGCTATGGGATCTCCGACACTAGCCTGGAGGAG ATCTTCCTGAAGGTGGTGGAAGATTGTGCTGTGGACACAGGCCCAGAGG ATGGTAGGCCCAGGCAAGGTTCGTGCTTGGGTATTTCTCATCCCGACGCGACTAGGCAGCTCCAAGTTCCTCCAGAGGAGACAGCCCTGGAGAATGGGGGGCTGG CTGGCTCTGCCCCTGAGACACAGGCACTACAGGGCTCTGGGCCGGCCACCGCAGGCCGCGTACACAGCTGGGCGCTCACTTGTCAGCAGCTCCGGGCCTTACTTCTCAAGCGTTTCCTGCTTGCCCGCCGCAGCCGCCGTGGCCTGTTTGCCCAG ATTGTGCTGCCTGCCCTCTTTGTGGGCCTGGCACTGGTGTTCAGCCTCATTGCACCCCCGTTTGGATACTACCCGGCTCTGCGGCTGAGCCCCAGCATGTACGGCTCCCAGGTGTCCTTCTTCAG CGATGACACTCCAGGGGACCCTGAACACTCCCGCCTGGTCGAGGCCCTGCTGGAGGAGGCCGGACTGGAGGAGGCTTACCCGAAAAGTAACTCCAGCAG GGCACCAGCATGCACACGGCCTGCCCTCTGCCACTTCTCGGTGCCTGAGGTCCCTGCAGACGTGGCTGAAGTCTTGGCCAGTGGCAACTGGACCCTGGAGTCTCCATcccccgcctgccagtgcagccaGCCTGGTGCCCACCGCCTGCTGCCTGACTGCCCTGCTGCAGCCGGTGGCCCCCCGCCACCCCAGGCACCAACCAGCTCTGGTGAAGTGGTCCAGAACCTAACGGGCCGGAACCTGTCTGACTTCCTGGTCAAGACCTACCCGCGCCTGGTGCGCCAAGG CCTGAAGACCAAGAAATGGGTGAACGAGGTCAG GTATGGGGGCTTCTCCCTTGGGGGCCAAGACCCAGGCCTGCCCTCGGGCTTGGAGGTGGGCCGCTCTGTGGAGGAGCTGCGGGCACTGCTGAACCCCACACCAGGCGAGGCCCTCGACTACCTCCTGAATAACCTCACAGCATGGGCTGTTGGTCTGGACACTCAGGATGGCCTCAAG ATCTGGTTTAACAACAAGGGCTGGCACGCCATGGTGGCCTTTGTAAACCGAGCCAACAACGCTCTCCTACACGCCCACCTGCCACCAGGCCTCTCCCACCATGCCCACAGCATCACCACGCTCAATCACCCCCTGAACCTCACCAAGGAGCAGTTGTCTGAGGCTGCGCT GATGGCCTCCTCAGTGGACGTGCTTGTCTCCATCTGCGTGGTCTTCGCCATGTCCTTTGTCCCGGCCAGCTTCATCCTTGTCCTCATTGACGAGCGTGTCACCCGAGCCAAACACCTGCAGTGCATGGGAGGCCTGCCCCCCACTCTCTACTGGCTTGGCAACTTTCTCTGGGACATG TGTAACTACTTGGTGTCAGCGTGCATCGTGGTGCTCATCTTTTTGGCCTTCCAGCAGAGGGCATATGTGGCCCCTGCCAACCTGCCTGCCCTCCTGCTGTTGCTACTACTGTACGG CTGGTCGATCACGCCACTCATGTACCCAGCCTCCTTCTTCTTCTCTGTGCCCAGCACAGCCTATGTTGTGCTCACCTGCATCAATCTCTTTATTGGTATCAATGGCAGCATGGCCACCTTCGTGCTTGAGCTCTTCTCTGATCAG AAGTTGCAGAAGGTGAGCCGGATCCTGAAACAGGTCTTCCTTATCTTTCCTCACTTCTGCTTGGGTCGGGGCCTCATCGACATGGTGCGGAACCAGGCCATGGCTGATGCCTTTGAGCGCTTGG GAGAGGGGCATTTCCAGTCGCCCCTGCGTTGGGAGGTGGTCGGCAAGAACCTCTTGGCCATGTTCATACAGGGGCCAATCTTCCTCCTCTTTACACTACTGCTTCAGCACCACAACCGCCTCCTACCACA GTGTACCCTGGGCAGAGGACGCCAGCTGTTGACCGCCTGTGCCTGGGGATTCCCCCTGGTGAG TATCTGCCCAGGGATCCCCTTGCCCACAGCCCTCCCAGTGGAAGCTGAGAAACCCGTCTCAGAAGTCAGAAATGCTGGGACAAGTGTCCAGGCTTCTATGAGTGCCCTCTGTGGGTGTACCTGCAGTGTTTCGGGCTGCTGGGCGTGA